A single window of Caldicellulosiruptor bescii DSM 6725 DNA harbors:
- a CDS encoding Cof-type HAD-IIB family hydrolase, whose translation MIKLIALDIDGTLLDDRGYIPQINREFLKIAVEKYKIVIVLCTGRGASAFKIAKDLQLPCSLISANGVYVFENPNFPPIIKNYLTERQKKVLIEFLDNNHFEIDYYIVLGYEQDFHMIYKERTNYDSYFLSFVNGRKQFKSTYPAEKLLKFLEYPISHTGIVGKYEKLKEIKEILKTLELDCNIILYYASDNKEYGFLEVLSNNASKEKALLQFMNFKNISSEELISIGDNFNDVGMFKISGISVAVANAPEEVKKAAKFVTSRTNNEGAVAEAIEMFIIKRDG comes from the coding sequence TTGATAAAATTAATTGCACTGGATATTGATGGAACACTTTTGGACGATAGAGGTTACATCCCTCAAATAAACAGAGAGTTTTTAAAAATTGCTGTTGAAAAGTACAAAATTGTGATAGTACTTTGCACAGGAAGAGGCGCTTCAGCCTTTAAAATTGCAAAAGATTTACAGCTACCATGTTCATTAATCTCGGCAAATGGTGTTTATGTCTTCGAAAATCCTAATTTTCCACCTATTATAAAAAATTATCTTACAGAACGTCAGAAGAAAGTATTAATTGAGTTTCTTGATAACAATCATTTTGAAATAGACTACTATATTGTACTGGGATATGAACAAGATTTTCACATGATTTATAAAGAGAGAACCAATTATGATAGCTATTTTCTAAGCTTTGTAAATGGTCGCAAACAATTTAAATCTACATACCCTGCAGAAAAGCTTTTAAAGTTTTTAGAATACCCTATCAGTCACACTGGAATTGTAGGCAAATATGAAAAACTTAAAGAGATTAAAGAAATCCTTAAAACACTTGAGTTGGATTGTAATATTATTCTCTACTATGCATCAGACAACAAAGAATATGGTTTTTTAGAAGTCTTGAGCAATAATGCATCAAAAGAAAAAGCTCTTCTGCAATTTATGAACTTTAAAAATATCTCATCTGAAGAATTGATATCAATTGGTGATAATTTCAACGATGTCGGAATGTTCAAAATCTCTGGAATAAGTGTGGCAGTTGCAAATGCACCCGAAGAAGTAAAAAAAGCTGCAAAGTTTGTAACCTCCAGAACAAATAATGAAGGTGCAGTTGCTGAAGCTATTGAAATGTTTATAATAAAAAGGGATGGGTAA
- a CDS encoding NADH-quinone oxidoreductase subunit 5 family protein, with protein MASIYLLLIFLPMIAAFFILLINNSSFRKAIVFLMSAILIGVALYSISQGDKVIVLSHSLNSALEYLITFADYFLLAIIFLIGTKLKNKLISLLAILQFVLMFVFEFKVGKLDVENVFFVDHLSFIMLLLINIIGPLIAIFALSYMEEHEKHLHLEKSRQNIFFAVIMLFLGAMNGLVISNNILWVYFFWEITTLCSFLLISHDQNEESIKNATRALLLNSIGGLSFVIGIIFMYYKSGTVALNEIISSQDSSILMIPIAFLTLAAFTKSAQMPFQSWLLGAMVAPTPVSALLHSSTMVKAGVYLVLRLSPVFIDTWLGRIVAVAGAFTFVSAALLAIFQSNAKRVLAYSTISNLGLIIALSSIAHRYAIYAAALLIVLHGVSKALLFLCVGSIEQGIGSRNIEDMDGIKYKMPIVAFLTLLGSVSMLLPPFGVLITKWIAIEVSTQNIAAMLEIILGSAFTVVFWTKFIGKILSDGKDRNKIEKFEFIKHIPLMAISILVVLVSIFLIQFTNMFVVPFFKSSFARYSGVSSTNIKELYVKDFFGFNPVVFFGVLVTAVVLGVLIYRWFKPKRYVPVYMSCENSDNFGFRGEKDKIVPFEFKNYYFETLTNEKTVTLVVNVLSIALIAIMFGVILK; from the coding sequence ATGGCGAGCATCTATCTACTCCTAATTTTTCTACCCATGATAGCAGCATTTTTCATTCTTCTTATTAACAATAGCAGTTTTAGAAAAGCTATTGTTTTTTTAATGTCTGCAATATTAATTGGTGTAGCTTTGTATTCTATTTCACAAGGTGATAAAGTGATAGTGCTTTCTCATTCATTAAATTCAGCACTTGAGTATCTAATAACCTTTGCTGATTATTTTCTATTAGCAATAATCTTTTTGATTGGTACAAAACTTAAAAACAAGCTCATTAGCCTTCTTGCTATTTTGCAGTTTGTTTTAATGTTTGTGTTTGAGTTTAAAGTAGGGAAACTGGATGTTGAAAATGTATTTTTTGTTGACCATTTGAGCTTTATTATGCTTCTTTTGATAAACATTATAGGTCCGCTTATTGCAATATTTGCACTTTCTTATATGGAAGAGCATGAGAAACACCTTCATCTTGAAAAAAGCAGACAAAACATATTTTTTGCAGTAATTATGCTATTTTTGGGTGCAATGAACGGTCTTGTGATTTCGAACAATATACTGTGGGTATACTTTTTCTGGGAGATTACTACACTCTGTTCGTTCCTGCTAATTTCTCATGACCAGAATGAAGAGAGTATTAAAAATGCAACAAGAGCTCTTCTTTTAAATTCGATAGGTGGACTTAGCTTTGTTATAGGTATAATATTTATGTATTACAAATCTGGAACGGTTGCTTTGAATGAGATTATATCTTCACAAGACAGCAGTATTTTGATGATCCCAATTGCATTTTTAACTTTGGCAGCATTTACAAAGTCTGCACAAATGCCATTCCAGAGCTGGCTACTTGGTGCTATGGTGGCACCAACACCTGTGTCTGCCCTGCTTCACTCAAGCACAATGGTAAAAGCAGGTGTTTATTTGGTTTTGAGATTGTCACCGGTATTTATTGATACATGGCTGGGAAGAATAGTTGCTGTGGCAGGTGCTTTTACTTTTGTTTCAGCAGCGCTTTTAGCAATATTTCAGTCAAATGCAAAAAGAGTGTTGGCATACTCAACAATTTCTAATTTGGGTCTTATAATTGCATTGTCATCCATAGCACATAGATATGCTATATATGCAGCTGCACTTTTGATAGTTTTGCATGGTGTGTCTAAAGCGCTTTTGTTCTTGTGTGTTGGTTCAATAGAACAGGGTATAGGTTCCCGAAACATAGAAGATATGGATGGAATCAAGTATAAAATGCCAATTGTTGCTTTCTTAACTCTTTTGGGAAGTGTGTCAATGCTACTTCCTCCATTTGGCGTTTTAATTACAAAATGGATTGCTATTGAAGTGTCAACTCAAAACATTGCGGCAATGCTTGAAATAATCTTGGGAAGTGCTTTTACAGTTGTTTTCTGGACAAAGTTTATAGGCAAGATTCTTTCTGATGGAAAGGATAGAAATAAGATAGAGAAATTTGAATTTATAAAGCATATTCCGTTGATGGCTATTTCAATATTAGTAGTTTTGGTAAGCATCTTTTTGATCCAGTTTACAAATATGTTTGTTGTGCCATTTTTCAAGTCTTCTTTTGCAAGGTATTCAGGAGTTAGCAGCACCAATATAAAAGAATTGTATGTAAAAGATTTCTTTGGATTTAATCCGGTTGTATTTTTTGGTGTGCTGGTAACAGCAGTCGTTCTGGGAGTTCTAATATATAGGTGGTTTAAGCCGAAAAGATATGTACCTGTGTATATGTCATGTGAAAATTCGGACAATTTTGGTTTCAGAGGAGAAAAGGATAAGATTGTGCCGTTTGAGTTCAAAAATTATTATTTTGAGACACTGACAAATGAGAAAACAGTAACGCTTGTTGTAAATGTTCTTTCAATTGCATTAATCGCAATAATGTTTGGGGTGATTTTAAAGTGA